GATATGCTTGAGGAAAAGGCCCAAGCGGCACTCTTCTCGGCGGAATTCACCCGCGATCTGCGCGGCAGCGACTTCCTACATTGGGGCGAAGGCAAAGTATCCGTGACGGCAGAAAGCATCGTTCACGAAGGCAAAATGGCGCCGGGACCGGACTATAAACTCTATCTGACCAAGGATTTCGTTGAACACGAAGACGAGTTTAATCCGATCAAATCCGAAGCGGCCCTCGTTGGCGACATCAAAAGCTTTGGCGGCTTTCTCGTGGACGTTCCGCAGGGCGTGAACGTCAGCGACTACACCACCGTTGTCGTCTGGTGCGAGAGCTTTGGCGAATTCATCACATCCGCCAAATATCAATAATCATTTCTCAGTAAACTTCAGCTCGATGCGGCGGTTCTTGGCCCGCGCCTCGCGGGTATTGGCCGTATCAATCGGCTGATATTCCCCAAACCCGTTGGCCGACAGGCGGCTCGGCGGCAGGCCCATTTGCTCAGACAGAAGGCGCACCACAGACAAAGCGCGCGCCTGTGACAGTTCCCAGTTGTCCGCGAACTCAGGGTTATTGCGGATCGGAATATCGTCGGTGTGACCATCGACCTGCAAAACCCAGTCGATTTCCGGCGGGATCTGATCCGCCACATCCTGCAACAGGCTCGCCACGCGGGCAATCTGCGCCACACCCTCGCCGCTCATCTCAGCGCCACCGGGTGGGAACAGAACCTCGGACGAGAACACAAAGCGGTCGCCCACGATCTGAACCCCTTGGCGGTTGCCCAAGAGATCACGCATCCGGCCAAAGAACTCAGACCGATAGCGTTCCAGATCCTCGGCCTCAGCCGCCAGACGCGCGGCTTCTTCTTCCAACCGCTTACGCTCTGCTTCCTCAAGCTGACGACGACGGCGCTCTTCGGCCGCCGCGCGCGCCAGCGCTGCGTTCAAATCGCGCCCAAGCGTGTCCAGTTGCACCTGAGCCTCAGCATCGCGCTCAAGGCTTTCATCCAATAGACCCTGCAACTGGTTCAACTGACGGCGCAGCTCCAGAACCTGCTGGTTCAACAGGGCCACTTGTTTCTCGCCCTCCGTGGCCCGCGCGCGCTCATCCTCCAGCGCCTGGTTCGCAAGCGCCAACAGACGTTCACGCTCCTCTGCTGCCGTCAGAGTGGTATCCGCCGCATTCTCAGCGGCTTCACGCGCTGCAATCGCCGCTGCGAGCTGACGCTGTATCTCTTCCTGATCCAACGCCGCTTGTTCAGCCGCTTCCTGTGCCGCCAAGGCGCGCGCGAGCTGTTCTTTCAGATCGGCCTGCTCATTGGTCAACAGCTCGATGTTTTGCTCAATCGCAATCCGTTCCGCCAAAGCTGCCGCCAGACGGTCCTCAAGATTCTCGACCGTGTTCTGAGACGCCAGCCGTTGCGCAATCGCCTCTTCCAACGCCTTGCGCAGATCATCCGAAGTCTGCCCCGCGTCCTGCGCCGATTGCTGCGCCACCAAAGCCGCCGTCAACTGTTCCTCAAGCGACGCCACCTGCCCCGCCAAAGTCTCACCACTGCGCTCCGCCGCCGTCGCGCGATTTTCCGCAGCCAGCTGGGCGGCCAAGGCCTCTTGCAGGCGCGTTTCCAGATCCGCGTTCACCGCCGTCAGTTCCGCATCGCGCGCCGCCGCTGATGCCTCAAGCGCCGCCAAGCGCGCGTTCAAATCCGCGAGCCGACCTTCCAATTCCGTGCGCGTGTCTGTGGATTGTGTCTCTGTCCGCGCCAATTGCGCCTGTGTTTCGGCCAAAGCCTGACGGGTCGCGGCCAGTTGCTCTTGGCTGACGCTTTCATTGGCTTCGGATGCCGCAAGGCTCGCCGTCACTGCTGCCAACCGCGCCTCAAGATCCTCTATCGTGACCGTGTTCTGATCGACCTGCAGCAAGGCCGCCGTCAATTGCGCCGTCGCGGATGCCAGCTCATTTTCCGTCGATAGCCGGTCATTCCGCGCCTGCTCCAGATTGGCCAACGCCGCCGTCAAATCCGTCTGCAACCGCGCCACATCCTGCGTCAGAGACTCGCCCGTCTGATCGGCCTGCTCAAGGCGCAGCAATGTCGCCGCCAGTTCCTCAAGCGTCTTCTCGGATTCCCCTTGCGTTGTCTCAAGCGTCAGCAAAGCCTTGGTCAGCTGACTTTCCAGATCTTCTTCCTTCACCAGCGCCGCCGCCAGTTTCAGATCCAGATCTTCGCGCGCCTTTTCAGCCGCTGCCAAAAGGGTCAGAGTATCTTCCGCCGCCTTACGTTGTTCTTCCAACGCGAGCGTCAGCGAGGTCAGCTCGGCATCCGCCTCCTCCAGCCGTTTGCGCAATTCCTCTGCAGCCGCGGCCTCGGCTAGCTTCGCGATTTCCTCTTGGCTTAGCTCGGCCTGCAATTCCTCGATCCGCGCCGCCAATGCCGCACTTGCGTCCGCATCCTGCGAAGCCTCGGCCTCGAGCTGCGCAATCAACGTCTCCAGCGCCTCACGCTGTGCCGCCGCCAGTCGCGCGGCTTCCGCTTGCGCGTCAATCTCATCGCGCGCCTGCGCCAATGCAAGGTTCATCGCCTCTTGCTGGGTCAGCAATTCGGCCTTTTCGCCTTCAAGCGTTTCAATCGCGATATTGGCTTCGTTCTGCTGCGCAATGAGGGCGGCGACCTGCGCTTCAAAGGCCGTGATCTGCGCCTCATAGGCCACCTGTTGGTCGCGCGCGTCGTTGCGTTCCGAAATCAGGGACGCAATGAGCAATGCGTTGGTTTCGGCCTCAGCCTGTGCATCCGACAGCGTGGATTCCAGCGTACCAATCTGCGCTTCCAAATCGCGGTTGCGATCCCGCGCCAGACCCAATTGCTGCGCTAAGGCTGAGAGTTCCGCCGAAAGCTCGCCAAGCTGGTTTTCCTGCCCTGTGATGGTTTCCCGCAGCACATATTGCAGCACCATAAAAATCGTCAGAACGAACATCAGGACCAGCAACAGCCCCGTCATCGCATCCACAAAGCCGGGCCAGATCTGAGCCTGAAAACGTTGACCAGTGCGCCGCGACAGAGCCATGACTTAGTCGTCCTGCCCCGGGTGGATCCGGCGTCGGCCTTTGCTCGACTGCGACAAGACGCCGATGGCCTGTGTCAATGCATTCAGGTCCTGACGGATCTCGGACATGCTTTCCTGGCGACCCGCGCTGATTTCTTCCAGAATACGCAACATCTGAACGTCGATCGACCGCAGACGCATCCGGCTTTCGGCATCCACACCTTCGCCCTGATGCATCTCAGACAAGGTCGCGATCAAGCGTTCCTGCCCCTCAGCCACGCGGATCATCGCCGTACCCGCACCACCGTCACGGCTCATCTGCGCGGTCAGTTGGTTCAGCGAATTCGCAAGGTCTCCGATCTGATTTTCGATGACAGTGCGCCGCTCTTCAGATTCCGCGAAGGTCGTCTGAAGCCGATCCATCTGCAGGATCATATGCTCGAGCGCCTCGCCAAAAATCGACGCCTCACCAGAGCCGTCCATGTCGCCCGAAGAAAAGCCGACGCGGGTGATCGTCGACAGCCACTCTTCCATCTCTTGGTAAAAGCGGTTCTGTGCGTGGCCCGCGAAGAGTTCAAGCAGCCCAACAATCAGCGACCCCGCCAGACCCAGCAGGGACGAGGCAAAGGCAATCCCCATGCCGCCCATTTGTTCTTCAAGGCCACTTTGAAGGCGCACAAAAACATCCGCACCGGTCTCGCCATCCTTGGGCGTCAGGCTGCGGATGGTTTCCACAATCGCCGGAACCGAGGTCGCGAGACCGTAAAACGTGCCCAAAAGCCCCAGGAAAATCAGCAAGCCGGTAATATAACGCGTGATTTCCCGCGCCTCATCGACCCGCGTGCCGACCGAGTCCAAAATAGACCGTGTCGAGGCCGTCGAGATCTGGCTCTGCGCCCCACGCGCCCGCAGCAAAGACGCCAGAGGCGCGAGCAGTCGAGGCGGTTGGAACATATCGTGTCCGGGGATCTGCGCCGCAAAGCCTTCGATCCAGCGCACCGAGGAAATCATTGAAATCACTTGCCAAAAACAAGCGAACACCCCGATCAGAAAGACAAAAACGATGACCCCGTTAAACCAGGGATTGGCGATAAAGACCGGCAATACCCGCGGCAGGGCGATGTAGCTGCCGACAGCAGTTAACGCCAAAACGGCCAGCATCGAGAAGATCTGGCTAATCGGTTGCGAGAATTGTGGCTCGGCCTCGCGGTCTGGCAGCTCCATAGAGGCGGCTCCTGACACTGTTTCTTTTCTGCCGACACCCTACTGCGCGCGCAGCATCCTGCCAAGGATTATTGGTTTATTGCGCAATTAACTGGCCAACTGACGCACACGGGTCGACAACCAGTTCAAATCTGCGTCCTCAATGCCCAGATCGGTCAAATGCGCGGCGGTATTGTAAAGATATTCCGTGTTGGGACCGCGTCCCCCGACAGCGGTCGAGATAATCTGCGCCTGCTCTTCCAGATCCAAATGCACATATTGCACATGGTTTGGGTCGATCACATAGGTCACGGCCTGCACGCGCCGCCCATCGGCGAGATCAATCATCAGATTGGTTTCCAGATAGGCCGAAGACACGAGTTCCCGTTCCCGCAATTCCGCCAGCGCGGCCTCTTCGCTCCCGGGGGTCACCCGAAACGCCACCCCGTGACAGACCGCGCCGTCCGCGGCGTCCAGCGCCAGGACCAGCCCCGGATGCTCATCGGTGCCACGATGGTGGATCGAGGACATGCAAAAGCTGCGGTGCCAGTCGGGCAACGTCGCCACGACCTGCTCGGCCACATCAATGCCTGGGTTCCACAAAAGCGACCCATACCCGAAAACCCAAAGCGTCATTCTTGCCCCATCACTGGCCTATTCCTATCTGCGTGTTTAAACACCAAAGCGACGAAGAGAAAAGGCCGCCGACATGAGACCATTGCTTTACCTGATCGTGACCCTGACATTGGCGTGGTCGGGCTATTGGTTCGTGGCCTCGTCAGGGACGAAAGCAGGGCTTGAGTCCTGGTTTCAGGCGCGCGAGATCGAGGGCTGGCAGGCGGACTATAGCGATTTGTCCGTCGGCGGTTTCCCCAACCGCGTTGATGCCAGCTTCACCGAAATCGCTTTGGCCGATCCAGACACCGGTCTAGCCTGGACCGCGCCGTTCTTTCAACTTTTGGCGCTCAGCTATCGGCCCAATCATGTGATTGCGGTCTGGCCAAACGAGCAGGTGATTTCGACGCCGCAGGAAAAGCTGACCGTGACCTCTGCCAAGATGCAGGCGTCCTTGGTGGTCGCGCCTGAGGCCTCATTGCCTGTAGAGCGCAGCAACTTTGCAAGCGAGACATTGGCGATCTCGTCCGATGCCGGTTGGAGCATGCAAGCCGATAGCCTGCGCATGGCTGTGCGCGCGGTCGAAGGGGCTGAAAACCTCTATGACTTCGCTTATCAAGCAGAGGGCGTCGCCCCGCCGAGCTTCCTCAAAACCTCGGTTCTGCCGGCCAAGATGAGCGCCATGGATCTGGACATGCAGGTCGGGTTTGACCGCCCATGGGACCTGCGCGCCCTGGAGGACCGTCGCCCACAACCAACCACCCTCACGATCCGCACTGCGAAGGCCGCGTGGGGAGACCTGTCCTTCCAGATGGCTGCCGACCTGACAATGGATGAGGTCGGCTCACCGACTGGCGAGGCCACTCTTAGGCTGAACAACTGGCGCGACATGATGGCGATGCTGCGCGAGAGTGGTCAGGTGGCCTCGGCGTCGCTGGACACGGCTGAACCGGTCATGGCGCTGCTCGCCAGCCTCTCGGGATCGCGCGATGACATCGATGTAACGCTGAGGTTCGCCAATGGCGCGGCCTTGGTTGGCATCATCCCCGTCGGCACAGCCCCCAAGCTGACATTGCGCTAAGCCGTGCCATGGGCTTACCGACAGTAAGCCCCACCCCGATGGTTCGCTGTGTCAAAATGGAAATGATCGCGGTGGTGGCGATCTGACTCTGGCCCCAGAACCGTCCCAAAGGGCCCACAGGCCGATTTATGCAGGTCCCGCAGAACCCGCCCTTTACGCCCGGAACCCCAATGTTCGATCAGCGAAATCACCTCGCCATTCTCAAAGCGGAACTCTGCGATATCGATGGCCTTGCCCTTGCCATGCTCGGAAATCTTCGCCCCCGGCTTATGGTTCCGCGTCCGGCAGGAATAGCCCGCCACGATCTTGAGTTCCTCGACTTCAGATCGCATCGGCCGCACCGCCCGCGCCATACCGCCTTCGACCCAGGACCTAAACGTCTTGGCCGTATCGCAATTCATCGAGGCAGGTGTGCTGAGTTTCACCCCCGCAACCTCATAGACCTTCACCGCATTACGAATGCCACAGCCCGGCAATTTCCCGGGCACATTGCCGATCTCTAGCCCTTGGATCTTGCGATCCCCACAAACGCGCCCAACCCGCGTCGAGGTCGCGCGCTTTGGCGCCTCAGGCTCTTTCACCGACGGGCGTTTCGCCACATAGGCGGACCCCGGCCGAAGCATCGGCCTGAGCGAGCGATCTGGCGCGAAAGTCGGCAAAGCCACCGGAAACACATCCTCCCGCGCGACAGGACGCAGAGACGTATATGGCGCATTGGCCTGCGCCATTGTCACTGTCACCAACAAGGCCAAAAGCCCTGTCTTTACGCGCATTTAAGTTGCCTTTCCGCGCCCAAAATCCGGCGCATCGGTGTCTTGCCCAGCTTCGATAATACCACGGCGAATAGACCGCGTGCGTGTAAAATAGTCGTGAAGGTGATCCCCGTCGCCCCGACGGATCGCACGCTGCAATGCAAAGAGCTCTTCGGTGAAACGCCCAAGGATCTCTAGCGTGGCGTCCTTGTTGTTCAGGAACACATCCCGCCACATCGTCGGGTCCGAGGCCGCAATCCGCGTGAAATCGCGGAAACCAGAGGCTGAGTATTTGATGACTTCGCTTTCGCTCACTCGACGCAGGTCATCGGCAACGCCGACCATCGTGTACGCGATGAGGTGCGGCGTATGCGAGGTTACGGCCAGAACGAGATCATGGTGATCTGGATCCATCTCCTCGACATTTGAGCCAAGCCCTTCCCAAAAGGCGATCACCTTATCGACCGCGGCGCGATCCGCCTCCGCTGGCGGCACGATCAGCGACCAGCGATTGTCAAAGAGCTCGGCAAACCCAGACGTCGGGCCAGAATGCTCAGTCCCCGCTAGCGGGTGGGCTGGAACAAAATGAACGGAATCTGGCAAATGCGGCGCAACATCTGCGATCACCTGCCGTTTCACAGAACCTACGTCGGACACAGTCGCCCCATCCTTCAGATGCGGAGCAATCTCGGCGGCGACTTGGCCCATGACACCCACAGGCACACAGAGCACCACCAGATCGGCGTCTTTGACCGCCTCGGCAGCGCTGTCAAAAACCTGATCGCACAGGCCGATCTCCCGCGCCGTCTCACGCGTTTCGGCCGAGCGGGCATAGCCTGTCACCTCGGCCGCCAGACCACCACGTTTGATCCCCCAAGCCATGGAGGACGCAATAAGACCCAATCCAATCAGCGCAACACGATTGTAAATCTGTGTCATGCATCCACCCCCTTGAATTGCTTCACGGTATGGGCCACACGCCGACAGGCGCGCTCATCGCCAATGGTGATGCGCAGACAATTCGGCAGACCGTAACCTGCGACCTTGCGCACCAGAATGCCCTCGGCTTTCAAGGCTTCATCGCAGGCGTCCGCTTCTTCGGGTGACGCAAAGCGCGCCAGAATGAAGTTCGTGTAGCTTTCATCGACCTCTAAGCCTGCCGCGCGCAAAGCCTCGCTCAGCCACGCGCCAAGACGCGTGTTTTCGCTTCGGCACCAGCGCATGAACTCTTGGTCGCGCACAGCGGCCTCTGCGGTTTGCAGTTGTACGTCCGAGAGGTTGAAAGGCTGACGCACGCGATTTAGCACATCAATGATCTCTTTTGGCGCATAGCCCCAACCGATCCGCAAACCGCCAAGACCGTAGATCTTGGAGAACGTCCGCGTCATGATCACGTTACACCGCGCTTCAACCAAAGCCGCGCCGCCATCATAGCCCTCGACGAACTCGGCATAGGCGCCGTCCAGCACCAACAGGGCGCCCGCAGGGAGCCCATCCGCCAACCGCGCAACCTCATCCGCCGCCAACATCGTCGCGGTCGGGTTGCCGGGGTTCGCGATAAAAACGATCCGCGTCTTGGCGTTACAGGCCGCGAGGATCGCATCCACATCTACGACGCGCTCTTTCTCGGCCACCTTCACCGGGGTCGCGCCACAGGCATGCGCCAGGATCGGATACATGGAAAACCCATGCTCGGTGTAAATGATCTCATCACCGGGGCCCGCAAAGCTTTGTGCCACGAATTGCAGCACCTCATCCGAGCCCACGCCACAGACGATCCGCTCGGCATCCAGCCCATGCACTTCGGCAATCGCAGCCCTGAGCCCCGCGTGATCCGTGCCAGGATATCGATGCAACGCCAGACCGGACTGCGCGAAAGCTGCTTTGGTCGCCTCGCTTGGTCCATATGGGTTTTCGTTGCTGGAGAGCTTTACCACCTCGGTGACGCCGGCAAGCGCCGACTGACCGCCCTGATAAAGCGCGATTTCCATGATCCCAGGCTGCACGTTGATCTGTGTCATAACACGTCCTCACATTCGCCCTTGTTGTAGAGCGCAGCCGAGACATAGGAAATGCCAATTCGGCGTGAAGAGAAGCTCTGCGACATTTTTTGCGGCAAACTTAATACACCCGCCGGTCAACTGAATGACACAAATTGAAAGATTTCGCCCGCAAGTGCCCATTCCTTAGGCTCTGAGATGATGAAACAGCCCCGTTTATGACAAAAACTGTCGGAAACTGCGGTTTTTACCCCGATTTCTTTTGAAAACCTGCCTTTTTGACCCATATCACCCCTAGGAAACTCAACTTGGGATGGACATGGAAAAGGCACTCTCTCGTATTCAAAAATTCATGCAAATGGAGGCCAGTGCGGGACTGGTATTGATGGGCGTCGCGGTGCTTGCGATGATCTTTGCAAACACCGGTTTGGCGGGGCTCTATACCTCGGTGTTGGACACCAATATCCGCGTTGGGATCGGGTCGTTTGAGATCTCAAAACCCGCTCTTCTGTGGATCAACGATGGCCTTATGGCGATCTTCTTCTTCCTCATTGGTCTTGAAATCAAACGAGAGGTCCTGCTTGGCGAGCTCTCGAGTTTTGACAAAGCGATCCTGCCGATTTTTGCCGCTATCGGCGGTATGGCCGTACCCGGTCTGGTCTATGTAGCGATCAACTGGGGCACACCAGAGAACCTTGTGGGCTGGGCGATCCCTGCGGCGACAGACATTGCCTTTGCACTGGGTGTATTGGCCCTTCTGGGCACCCGCGCACCGGTCGCACTCAAGGTGTTCCTGCTGGCAGTAGCGATCATCGACGACCTTGGTGCAATCATCATCATCGCGATCTTTTATACGTCGGAACTCTCGACCAACGCGCTAACCTTCTCGATGCTGGGCTTTGCGGCAGCGGTTGCCCTGAACCGCATGGGGATCCAAAGGATTGCCCCCTACATCATCATAGGCGTGATCATGTGGGTCTTTGTGCTGAAATCAGGCGTCCACGCGACCTTGGCAGGCGTTTTGATCGCCCTCACCATTCCGCTCAAGGAAAAGAACGGCGACAAGGCGCTGCTTTATAAAGTCGAGCACGCGCTGCACCCTTGGGTGGCATACATGATCCTGCCGATCTTTGCCTTTGCCAACGCGGGTGTGAGCCTCACCGGTCTGTCGGTCAGCGACCTGACCCAGCCTCTGACCTTCGGCATCGCGGCTGGCCTCTTCCTTGGTAAGCAGATCGGCGTTGTGGCCGCGACGTGGATCGCTGTGAAAAGCGGCATTGCGAAGCTGCCCGAAGGCATCAACTGGCTGCATCTTTATGGCGTCGCCTGCCTGACCGGTATCGGCTTTACCATGAGCCTCTTTGTCGGCTCGCTGGCCTTTGGTGCAGATGACGCGATGAACGCTGTACGTCTGGGCGTGATCTTTGGCTCTGTGCTCTCGGGCATCCTTGGCTTTGTGGTCCTGCGCAGCATGGCCCCGAAGCCGGTCAAAGCTGCCGCGTAAAACATACGCATCCAAAAACGAAAAAAACCGCGCTGGCATCCCAGCGCGGTTTCTTTTTTCTGATATATGCGAAGGATTAGTTCTTCGCGTAATATTCAACAACCAGGTTTGGTTCCATCATCACTGGGTATGGAACGTCAGACAGGCCTGGTGCGCGTACGAAGGTCGCGGTCATTTTGGAGTGGTCCGCGTCGATGTAGTCAGGCACGTCGCGCTCTGGCAGCTGAACCGCTTCCAGCAGGACTGCGAGTTGCTTGGACTTGTCACGCACAGAGATCACGTCGCCTTCTTTAACACGGTAAGATGCGATGTTCACTTTCTTGCCGTTCACTTCGACGTGGCCGTGGTTCACGAACTGACGTGCCGCGAAAACGGTAGGAACGAATTTCGCGCGGTAAACAACCGCGTCCAGACGCCGCTCCAGCAGACCGATCAGGTTTTCACCGGTATCGCCTTTTACACGCTCAGCTTCGCCGTAGATGCGACGGAATTGCTTTTCAGTCAGGTCGCCGTAGTAGCCTTTCAGCTTCTGCTTTGCGCGCAGCTGCAGGCCGAAGTCAGACATTTTGCCTTTGCGGCGCTGACCGTGCTGGCCTGGGCCGTATTCACGACGGTTTACTGGGGATTTTGGACGACCCCAGATGTTTTCGCCCATCCGGCGGTCAATTTTGTACTTGGCAGCAGTTCTTTTTGTCATCTGCTGATCTCCTTCGTTCAGGTTTTCGAAGGGCGTTGTCCTCTTCCCGGATTTTGCCGGGATGACAGGGATCCTCTTGCGAGGGCCACCAACACCAATGAATGGCGGCTTATACGCCTGATTTA
This is a stretch of genomic DNA from Cognatishimia activa. It encodes these proteins:
- a CDS encoding DM13 domain-containing protein gives rise to the protein MFKRLLLLFTHAGALAVGFALGIYLLPILTAPPSPDADMLEEKAQAALFSAEFTRDLRGSDFLHWGEGKVSVTAESIVHEGKMAPGPDYKLYLTKDFVEHEDEFNPIKSEAALVGDIKSFGGFLVDVPQGVNVSDYTTVVVWCESFGEFITSAKYQ
- the nhaA gene encoding Na+/H+ antiporter NhaA; amino-acid sequence: MEKALSRIQKFMQMEASAGLVLMGVAVLAMIFANTGLAGLYTSVLDTNIRVGIGSFEISKPALLWINDGLMAIFFFLIGLEIKREVLLGELSSFDKAILPIFAAIGGMAVPGLVYVAINWGTPENLVGWAIPAATDIAFALGVLALLGTRAPVALKVFLLAVAIIDDLGAIIIIAIFYTSELSTNALTFSMLGFAAAVALNRMGIQRIAPYIIIGVIMWVFVLKSGVHATLAGVLIALTIPLKEKNGDKALLYKVEHALHPWVAYMILPIFAFANAGVSLTGLSVSDLTQPLTFGIAAGLFLGKQIGVVAATWIAVKSGIAKLPEGINWLHLYGVACLTGIGFTMSLFVGSLAFGADDAMNAVRLGVIFGSVLSGILGFVVLRSMAPKPVKAAA
- a CDS encoding biopolymer transporter ExbB, translated to MELPDREAEPQFSQPISQIFSMLAVLALTAVGSYIALPRVLPVFIANPWFNGVIVFVFLIGVFACFWQVISMISSVRWIEGFAAQIPGHDMFQPPRLLAPLASLLRARGAQSQISTASTRSILDSVGTRVDEAREITRYITGLLIFLGLLGTFYGLATSVPAIVETIRSLTPKDGETGADVFVRLQSGLEEQMGGMGIAFASSLLGLAGSLIVGLLELFAGHAQNRFYQEMEEWLSTITRVGFSSGDMDGSGEASIFGEALEHMILQMDRLQTTFAESEERRTVIENQIGDLANSLNQLTAQMSRDGGAGTAMIRVAEGQERLIATLSEMHQGEGVDAESRMRLRSIDVQMLRILEEISAGRQESMSEIRQDLNALTQAIGVLSQSSKGRRRIHPGQDD
- a CDS encoding peptidoglycan -binding protein, with protein sequence MALSRRTGQRFQAQIWPGFVDAMTGLLLVLMFVLTIFMVLQYVLRETITGQENQLGELSAELSALAQQLGLARDRNRDLEAQIGTLESTLSDAQAEAETNALLIASLISERNDARDQQVAYEAQITAFEAQVAALIAQQNEANIAIETLEGEKAELLTQQEAMNLALAQARDEIDAQAEAARLAAAQREALETLIAQLEAEASQDADASAALAARIEELQAELSQEEIAKLAEAAAAEELRKRLEEADAELTSLTLALEEQRKAAEDTLTLLAAAEKAREDLDLKLAAALVKEEDLESQLTKALLTLETTQGESEKTLEELAATLLRLEQADQTGESLTQDVARLQTDLTAALANLEQARNDRLSTENELASATAQLTAALLQVDQNTVTIEDLEARLAAVTASLAASEANESVSQEQLAATRQALAETQAQLARTETQSTDTRTELEGRLADLNARLAALEASAAARDAELTAVNADLETRLQEALAAQLAAENRATAAERSGETLAGQVASLEEQLTAALVAQQSAQDAGQTSDDLRKALEEAIAQRLASQNTVENLEDRLAAALAERIAIEQNIELLTNEQADLKEQLARALAAQEAAEQAALDQEEIQRQLAAAIAAREAAENAADTTLTAAEERERLLALANQALEDERARATEGEKQVALLNQQVLELRRQLNQLQGLLDESLERDAEAQVQLDTLGRDLNAALARAAAEERRRRQLEEAERKRLEEEAARLAAEAEDLERYRSEFFGRMRDLLGNRQGVQIVGDRFVFSSEVLFPPGGAEMSGEGVAQIARVASLLQDVADQIPPEIDWVLQVDGHTDDIPIRNNPEFADNWELSQARALSVVRLLSEQMGLPPSRLSANGFGEYQPIDTANTREARAKNRRIELKFTEK
- a CDS encoding gamma-glutamylcyclotransferase, giving the protein MTLWVFGYGSLLWNPGIDVAEQVVATLPDWHRSFCMSSIHHRGTDEHPGLVLALDAADGAVCHGVAFRVTPGSEEAALAELRERELVSSAYLETNLMIDLADGRRVQAVTYVIDPNHVQYVHLDLEEQAQIISTAVGGRGPNTEYLYNTAAHLTDLGIEDADLNWLSTRVRQLAS
- a CDS encoding prephenate/arogenate dehydrogenase family protein — translated: MTQIYNRVALIGLGLIASSMAWGIKRGGLAAEVTGYARSAETRETAREIGLCDQVFDSAAEAVKDADLVVLCVPVGVMGQVAAEIAPHLKDGATVSDVGSVKRQVIADVAPHLPDSVHFVPAHPLAGTEHSGPTSGFAELFDNRWSLIVPPAEADRAAVDKVIAFWEGLGSNVEEMDPDHHDLVLAVTSHTPHLIAYTMVGVADDLRRVSESEVIKYSASGFRDFTRIAASDPTMWRDVFLNNKDATLEILGRFTEELFALQRAIRRGDGDHLHDYFTRTRSIRRGIIEAGQDTDAPDFGRGKAT
- a CDS encoding extensin-like domain-containing protein, with translation MRVKTGLLALLVTVTMAQANAPYTSLRPVAREDVFPVALPTFAPDRSLRPMLRPGSAYVAKRPSVKEPEAPKRATSTRVGRVCGDRKIQGLEIGNVPGKLPGCGIRNAVKVYEVAGVKLSTPASMNCDTAKTFRSWVEGGMARAVRPMRSEVEELKIVAGYSCRTRNHKPGAKISEHGKGKAIDIAEFRFENGEVISLIEHWGSGRKGRVLRDLHKSACGPFGTVLGPESDRHHRDHFHFDTANHRGGAYCR
- the hisC gene encoding histidinol-phosphate transaminase: MTQINVQPGIMEIALYQGGQSALAGVTEVVKLSSNENPYGPSEATKAAFAQSGLALHRYPGTDHAGLRAAIAEVHGLDAERIVCGVGSDEVLQFVAQSFAGPGDEIIYTEHGFSMYPILAHACGATPVKVAEKERVVDVDAILAACNAKTRIVFIANPGNPTATMLAADEVARLADGLPAGALLVLDGAYAEFVEGYDGGAALVEARCNVIMTRTFSKIYGLGGLRIGWGYAPKEIIDVLNRVRQPFNLSDVQLQTAEAAVRDQEFMRWCRSENTRLGAWLSEALRAAGLEVDESYTNFILARFASPEEADACDEALKAEGILVRKVAGYGLPNCLRITIGDERACRRVAHTVKQFKGVDA
- the rpsD gene encoding 30S ribosomal protein S4, which translates into the protein MTKRTAAKYKIDRRMGENIWGRPKSPVNRREYGPGQHGQRRKGKMSDFGLQLRAKQKLKGYYGDLTEKQFRRIYGEAERVKGDTGENLIGLLERRLDAVVYRAKFVPTVFAARQFVNHGHVEVNGKKVNIASYRVKEGDVISVRDKSKQLAVLLEAVQLPERDVPDYIDADHSKMTATFVRAPGLSDVPYPVMMEPNLVVEYYAKN
- a CDS encoding DUF2125 domain-containing protein → MRPLLYLIVTLTLAWSGYWFVASSGTKAGLESWFQAREIEGWQADYSDLSVGGFPNRVDASFTEIALADPDTGLAWTAPFFQLLALSYRPNHVIAVWPNEQVISTPQEKLTVTSAKMQASLVVAPEASLPVERSNFASETLAISSDAGWSMQADSLRMAVRAVEGAENLYDFAYQAEGVAPPSFLKTSVLPAKMSAMDLDMQVGFDRPWDLRALEDRRPQPTTLTIRTAKAAWGDLSFQMAADLTMDEVGSPTGEATLRLNNWRDMMAMLRESGQVASASLDTAEPVMALLASLSGSRDDIDVTLRFANGAALVGIIPVGTAPKLTLR